The following are encoded together in the Penicillium digitatum chromosome 3, complete sequence genome:
- a CDS encoding SAGA complex subunit (Ada2), putative, translated as MGVIRKKTASRGTEAGTKFHCDVCSIDVTSTVRISCSHPSCPEYDLCVPCFSAGKNSKNHDPATHPFQVIEQNSVPIFQEDWGADEELLLLEGAEIYGLGSWADIADHIGGYRSKDEVRDHYYDTYVKSVNFPLANRADPDDRSLQDSISKEDFQARKKRRIEERKDAAKAAPPTTPKQKPTASVPACHEVQGYMPGRLEFETEFLNDAEEAVQHMTFEPGAGLNENGEPDAETELKMTVVDIYNSRLTARTERKKILFEHNLLEYRKNTALDKKRSKEERDLLNKAKPLARMMNCKDFEDVNKGLEYEHNLRLAISQLQEWRQMGIGDLKAGEKFEQDKQQRMQRMLPQGSFDRFASTRPKQAQLTETPAAAIQLTTPELPLRLQKAANPHAPADPADEPLNDFDRAFAVDGDAPPPQPTKTKYVVPPLSGMPSWKLDNETAADLHLLTKEEAEVCNVLRLMPKPYLVIKETLLKEAMKQGGNLKKKDARIVCKIEGTKTSRIYDFMVHSGWINKA; from the exons ATGGGTGTAATACGCAAGAAGACCGCCTCGCGCGGCACCGAGGCCGGCACCAAGTTCCACTGCGATGTGTGCTCTATTGATGTTACGTCAACA GTTCGCATCTCGTGTTCGCATCCCTCCTGCCCCGAATATGACCTCTGTGTCCCCTGCTTCTCAGCCGGAAAGAACTCCAAGAACCATGACCCCGCCACACATCCATTCCAAGTGATCGAACAAAATTCAGTCCCCATATTCCAAGAGGACTGGGGTGCTGACGAAGAATTGTTATTGCTGGAAGGCGCCGAAATTTATGGGTTGGGTTCCTGGGCAGACATTGCAGACCACATTGGCGGCTACCGGAGCAAAGATGAAGTACGAGACCACTACTATGATACATATGTGAAGAGCGTGAACTTCCCACTCGCAAACCGTGCCGATCCAGATGATAGAAGCTTGCAAGATTCGATCTCTAAAGAGGACTTCCAAGCACGCAAGAAGCGTCGCATCGAAGAACGCAAAGATGCGGCCAAAGCGGCGCCTCCAACCACACCAAAGCAGAAGCCAACTGCTAGTGTACCGGCGTGCCACGAAGTTCAGGGCTACATGCCGGGGCGATTGGAATTTGAGACCGAATTCCTGAACGACGCCGAAGAAGCGGTGCAGCACATGACTTTTGAGCCCGGGGCTGGACTCAATGAGAACGGCGAGCCAGATGCAGAGACCGAGCTCAAGATGACTGTAGTTGATATTTACAACTCTCGCCTAACGGCGCGTACGGAACGCAAGAAGATCCTTTTCGAACACAACCTTCTCGAATATCGAAAGAACACCGCCTTGGATAAGAAACGATCCAAGGAAGAGCGCGATTTGTTGAACAAAGCAAAGCCACTAGCACGGATGATGAACTGCAAGGATTTCGAAGACGTCAACAAAGGTCTGGAATACGAGCACAATCTCCGCCTGGCCATCTCCCAACTTCAAGAATGGCGACAGATGGGCATCGGTGACTTGAAAGCAGGCGAGAAGTTCGAGCAGGATAAGCAACAACGCATGCAGCGAATGCTTCCCCAAGGGTCATTCGACCGCTTTGCCAGCACCCGCCCTAAGCAGGCACAGCTGACAGAGACACCAGCGGCCGCAATCCAGCTTACAACCCCTGAATTACCGCTGCGACTGCAAAAAGCCGCCAATCCACATGCACCGGCAGATCCTGCCGATGAACCGTTGAATGATTTCGATCGCGCCTTCGCTGTCGACGGCGATGCGCCTCCCCCGCAGCCGACAAAGACGAAATACGTGGTCCCGCCACTAAGCGGGATGCCGTCGTGGAAATTGGACAATGAAACTGCTGCCGACTTGCATCTCCTAACCAAAGAAGAGGCAGAGGTATGCAATGTTTTACGTCTGATGCCGAAGCCGTATCTAGTCATCAAGGAGACACTGTTG